In the Victivallis sp. Marseille-Q1083 genome, one interval contains:
- a CDS encoding archaeosortase/exosortase family protein, with protein sequence MKWHIPPSRCAGLYLLCCLGALGWALFSQVPFENFIVLWLLAVGMGFTVLTVKPPPVGWFDRALAGGLLFLALLLALVKINRPDFPANWAVAVGVLSMLCATGGRKCAAKLTVGVLLLCVLAPKQEYLFWCLSYPLRLVCTTLTVSLLQLFGVVISHDLTVITIGDSQVAITAACSGIEQLEALLLIGWLLVMLLHKTFWMRLSHYLMLLPVIILTNTARLVVTLLLYLRFGNWAFNNTVHTMLGFGMVIASLLLLWGLGGIFKLGEPAPKSKEQP encoded by the coding sequence ATGAAATGGCATATACCCCCTTCCCGCTGCGCCGGCCTCTATCTGTTGTGTTGCCTCGGCGCCCTGGGGTGGGCACTGTTCAGCCAGGTGCCGTTCGAAAACTTCATCGTGCTCTGGCTGCTGGCCGTCGGCATGGGTTTCACGGTCCTGACGGTCAAACCGCCGCCGGTTGGCTGGTTCGACCGGGCGCTTGCCGGCGGCTTATTGTTTCTGGCGCTGCTGCTGGCGCTGGTCAAAATCAACCGGCCTGATTTTCCGGCCAACTGGGCGGTCGCCGTCGGCGTGTTGAGCATGCTGTGCGCCACCGGCGGCCGGAAATGCGCGGCGAAACTGACGGTCGGCGTACTGCTGCTCTGCGTGCTGGCGCCGAAACAGGAATACCTCTTCTGGTGCCTGAGTTATCCGCTGCGGCTGGTCTGCACGACATTGACGGTGTCGCTGCTGCAACTCTTCGGCGTCGTCATCAGCCACGATCTGACGGTGATCACCATCGGCGATTCCCAGGTGGCGATCACCGCCGCCTGCAGCGGCATCGAGCAACTGGAAGCACTATTGCTGATCGGCTGGCTTCTGGTCATGCTGCTGCATAAAACCTTCTGGATGCGCCTGTCGCATTACCTGATGCTGCTGCCGGTCATCATTCTGACCAACACCGCCAGGCTGGTGGTCACACTGCTGCTCTACCTGCGCTTCGGCAACTGGGCATTCAACAACACCGTCCATACGATGCTCGGCTTCGGCATGGTCATCGCGTCCCTGCTGTTGCTGTGGGGCCTGGGCGGCATTTTCAAACTCGGCGAACCGGCGCCGAAATCGAAGGAGCAGCCATGA